The DNA window aaaaaaccccaccttgtatttttttttcgtttataccctgaccttataaaaacaccatttgtacccaattttgagtttttatgtttcatctctacccaaaagcattaaattgtactcttttcatttgaaaaagagtttaaaacaatccttcatttttaacttatatactaattagatattaatgttattaataatacaaaaataccatctttttcaaaaaattaaaaataataataattttttttaattttttaaacaaatatttccgaatttttttaatttttaaaaaaaatatttccgacaaaaaaactaaaaataataattaattttttttattttataaaattaaaaataataattaattatttggatgtatttgattattttttaagtttaaggatttatttgtatattttaaaatagaaaaaagtatgttttaaacttttttccaaatgaaaagagtacaatttaatgcttttgggtagggatgaaacataaaaacccaaaattgggtataaatggtgtttttacaaggtcagggtataaacgaagaaaaagtgcaaggtggggtttttttaagaaattaggCCAAAAAACAAAGATCACAAAAACTATGTGGTTTCGTAGTTTAAACAACTACACACTTTATTTAACTCTTCTTTATTCAACTAACTCTTATTTATATTGTAATCCTATTGAAATTAAACtcttattaataatttattttttaaaaattacttaaataaattgataatttatatcaataattatttgttaataataactttatgaaattaaataattatttaatctaaatttaaaaaaaaattacccaaAATACCATTTTTCTtgaaacaatttcttttttgCCATGTTATTTTTTAGCCTTTCATCTGTGCTAGAATTTGTTACTTTGATTTACTTTTCTATCATATTTTGTTTTGTCTTTTAGTTAATTTTGTATATTCTCAGTTGCCAACAACTGAGAAGGAAATCTTGCTGACATTAATAAAATCAAGTTTTACTAATGATCCATATAACAGCTTCACTGAGTGGAAATCTTTCAAATGTGAGTGGTGTTTTTTTGCAGTTCAATTGAGAGGATTGTTATGTGGAACAAGAAACTATCCaggtttaaaaataaaaaaaaacaaactggATATAAACAATACTCtattataaaatagttttaaaagcttaaaaaatatatttcttaaTTGATTGAATTCACAATAATTGTAAATTGACAGAGAATTGAATGCTGATTCGAggtttcatttaaaaataattatggataaaaaaagtaaatgtcTCTACTATATTAAATATGTTGATACactgaaaaaacaaaacagaaaataaataaaagataaacagTGATGATggataaacattttaaatttttttaataatataaataaaaataaaatataaaaataaataaagataaataatgTGTAATGTATTTTTATCctctttttttgttattagattccttcaaattgaataaattcgtagatttattgataatttgaaGATGGTGTAATATTGGCGATAACTTTTACAATCAAGCGATATTTCATTGTGTtggcattttattttaattctttcaGTTTCTTTTAATCAAGAGTTAATATTGATCTGAATACTAGTTGATATGTTGGTAAGAGGCCGATTGATCCTTTTGATTATAAGATCCTGAATCATTTGTCGCAATAGATGATATGGTCAATTTTGtagttttttaattgtttatgatGGATACATTATGAAATCATTTTACTTATTCTTCAAGTTGATGTAAAATTGAAGATTTGCATCATTTTTTATTCACAGTAGTCTATAGCCAGttctaatttgatattttatggtATGTCAATTGTTGTTCTCCCATAATATATCTTCGGTTGATTCACAAATATATGCTTTCAATCCATAAATTTTCAACTAATATGTATTAGTATACCAACTAtttgaaaatgaataaaatttccGGTGTTATCCCATTTGTCATTGTGATAATACAAAAATTGGATTGTTATCCATTTGATTCAGCAAGATAAATATACatagtcaaaataaatataaaataaacgaTGGTGTagcataaattatttttaaagtttctgctttataatgtaaaaaagataaacaatcatgatgcataaatttttttaaaatttatgttttagaatgtaactaaaaataagtataaaataaaCGAAAGATAAACAATCGTgtaacatatttttattttaaaattttcaatttttaaaatgcaaaaacaaaaataaacaaaagataaacggaaaataaataaaagataaatgacgATGTtccataaaatatttataaaatttctgtttataatgtaaaaaaataataaaatgaagataaactgaaataaacaatattataataataatagttttaaagtttcaattttttaacgtAAAGACAAATTATAGAATTATAGCGCAAGAGCAGCAGTTTTGTTTGAACTGCTCAGAGATTGAAACAGCATTTCATATTGTTGTTTTATGTCCGTTGGCTTGTGGTTTTTGGTCGAACCTTTTATACAAGATTGGTATTGTTGCTTGGACGATGCCGGATGATATTGCAAGTTTCTATTTTCAGTGGATGGACTTGGCGAAATCTGAATATAGAAATCTCTGGGCTACAATTTGGTTATTTGGTGTTTGGAAAATTTGAAAGGCAAGAAATAAGAGGGTGTTTCGAAATGAAGTTACAAGCTACAATGATTTGATTTTTCAATGTATTAATAAGGGGGTGATCCATTATAGATATCACCATCCGCATTTTTTATTTGGTGGTAACGATGTATTCCGATGCCTAGATTGCTTCACAAAGCTCTAGTGCTCGATTTTTTTTGCCTATCACATCTTGTGGTAAAGTTAATATAATCaccatttatccaaaaaaatgtaaaaacaataaacaaaaaataaataaaaagaagtaGTCTCATGTCATAAagtagttttatattttatattttacaatgtaaataaaaataaactaaaaataaactaaaatagacaatgaaaataaactaaaacaaaTGTTAAATCTAATAGGCATACTTATTAAATAGGAATAATTACAAGAAAATTCTAAAACAGGTAAACCTTTTCATGGggtacatttttttttgttccttTTCGCGCGTGATGCAGTGCCATTCTTTcattatctttatttatttattattctttcactgttcttactttttttttaaagaaaatataaaaaaaaatattttcttttaataatatttccgtgagttattttattttttaataattaaattttaactttaattttaattttttttaaaccgtcctaaaccggaaccggaaccgtccgATTCTAAACCGTCATGGAACCGTCTCTTAGGCGGTTTCAGGCCGGTTCCACTTTTTTTTGAACCGTGACCTGACAGTTTCGAACCGGAACTGCCGAATTATAAACTGTGGCCACCTCTAGTTATTTGAGTAAAAAACCCAAAAGAATTCTATAATATTTGCTGACTTGGTGGTGGTCTTTATCAGCGTCATCAATATCCAACATTAACTAaagtaaagaaagaaaaatatgatTCTCTTATTCTCGTTCCTTTAATTATGCTCACAATCTATCAACATTTCCTTCTCTATGCCCTCTTAAATATCCAACCCCACCCCACCACCATTGTTGAGCACTATCTCCCACTCAACAAAATAAACATTTCAGTGGAGTTCTTTTTATGAATGAACTTTGGTGTTTTGCAGGAGGATGGATAATTTGTTTAAGTTCAAACATATTCTTTGTTTGAATTTGAGGTTAGTGCTAAGGAATCACCTCATTATTCTTTGCTTCTGCTTCCTACTTCTTTACAggtaattttaaagtttttttattgttgattCAATTTGATGTTTTCAAGATTAAAAATGTTTACTTTAGGATTGTTATGCACACTGCTACTTAGTGTTTGCTATATCTTCTCTATAGAGTTATTGTTATTATCGTTAAGAGATTGCTCATGAATCTGTGTCTCTGTTCATATTGAGCTGATGTATTTGTTCTGTCCAATTTTGCAAGTTAGGTAGCAAAATTTAGCAATTGAGGGAGTACCATGAATCTGATTTGGTTTCTATGCTTCCTGCTTGTCTACATCGGTCAAATTTCAAATGGGGATGCGAGTGCCGGCCCTGGTGTTATCCGCGTTGGAGCTATTTTCTCATTTGGAAGTATCAATGGGAGGGTTTCAAGGATTGCTATGAAAGCAGCTGAGGATGATATAAATTCTGATCCCGGTTTTCTTGGAGGAAGGAAATTTTCTATAACCATGCATGATTCCAACTTCAGTGGATTTCTCGGTATTATTGGCGGTATGATTTTAAACTGATTTCTTCTCTTTATTCGAAAGTTGTTTGTGTATGTGTTAGTTGCAAGATAGTAATACTTGGAATATGTTTCGATTGATTGTAGCATTACAGTTTATGGAGACTGATACGGTTGCTATTCTTGGTCCACAAAATGCTGTAATGGCCCATGTGCTATCCCATCTTGCAAATGAGCTCCATGTTCCACTATTGTCATTTACAGCTCTAGACCCCTCCCTGTCCCCTCTCCAATATCCCTACTTCGTTCAAACAGCTCCTAACGATCTTTTTCAGATGACTGCCATTGCCGAGATAGTTAGTTTCTATGGTTGGACTGAGGTGATTGCAATTTACAGTGATGATGATCAGAGTAGAAATGGTGTAACAGCATTAGGTGATAAACTTGCAGAGAGACGCAGCAGAATTTCCTATAAAGCAGCACTCCCACCAGATCCAGCAGCGAAACGAAGTCAAGTTCAagatgaattaattaaaattctaggGATGGAATCGCGAGTGATTGTTTTGCATACTTTCTCCAAAACTGGACTCTTGGTTTTTGATGTGGCTCAAAGTCTTGGGATGATGGAGAAGGGGTTTGTGTGGATAGCTACCACATGGTTGTCCACCGTTTTAGATTCAAGCTTAACACTTTCTCCCAAAGTTGCCAATTCTATTCAGGGTGTTCTCACATTTCGCCCGCACACAAGAGACTCAAAAGGAAGAAAGGATTTCGAATCACGGTGGAACAAGCTGAGCAATGGTTCTATTGGGTTAAACCCATATGGTTTATATGCTTATGATACAGTTTGGATGATTGCTCATGCactgaaattgttttttgatcAAGGCAACACTATTTCATTTTCCAATGATTCGAACTTAAGTAATCTAGGAGGTGGGATTTTGAATCTTGGAGCATTAAGCATTTTTGATGGTGGAAGCAAGTTGCTGAGTAACATATTACAGACAAACATGACAGGTTTAACAGGGCCTATTCAGTTTAGTACAGACAGGTCTCCCTTGTATCCTTCCTATGAAGTAATTAATGTGATTGAAAATGGGTATCAGCTGATTGGATACTGGTCTAATTATTCTGGGCTATCGATTGTGCCTCCAGAAACCCTTTATGGAAAACCAGCTAACCGTTCAAGTTCCAGCCAACGTTTGCTCAGTACTGTTGTATGGCCTGGAGGAGTAACAGTTAAGCCTCGTGGATGGGTTTTTCCAAACAATGGACGGTACTTAAGAATTGGTGTTCCAAGCCGAGTTAGTTATCGTGATTTTGTGTCAAAAGTAAATGGTACAGATGATGTTCGTGGATATTGCATAGATATATTCCTTGCTGCGATAAAACTACTTCCTTATGCAGTTCCATATAAGTTCATTCCTTTCGGAGATGATCATAAAAATCCAAGCTACGCTGAACTTGTAAACCAGATAACAGCAGGCGTAAGTAGACTATGAAGTCTGAGAATGAAAACAAGATTAACAAATGTTATTACcgaaaataaaaagtattgttcttgtactgatattgtaaacttttttttcctACAGAAGTTTGATGCTGTTATCGGAGACATTGCAATTGTCACAAACCGAACAAGGGCTGTGGATTTCACACAGCCATATACAGAGTCTGGACTAGTGGTCGTAGCTCCAGTCAAAAAATTGAATTCAAATGAGTGGGCGTTCTTGAGACCATTTACTCCATGGATGTGGGTTGTTACGTCAACTTTTTTTCTTGTGGTGGGAGCTGTTGTGTGGATCCTTGAACACAGAATCAATGATGAGTTCCGGGGCCCACCTAAGAAGCAAATTGTCACAGTTCTCTGGTGAGTACTTTGATTGATGTACAGAATGATCTCCACATTTTTCAGTAATACATGGTAGATTAATTTGCTGTTCGACACCACATAGCTTGTCAAGTTAATATTCAAATGAACAACTACTAGCTTATCGAGATGAACTAGAAAAGGATCTGTATCTGAATTCCTTCAAAACAGTATCACATGATGATATAATACAACTTAATAGATGACAAATGCGACGTTGGATCTACGGCCAACTACTTCCAACAATGATCTTTTCTCTTATTTTATCAGCTTATTTTCTATGCTATTTATTGagggaatttttttgtaattggtAACTACTGAAAGCAGCTCAGTTGAAGAGAATAATGACACTAGTTTATGATGCTCGTTCTTATCTACTCTTTGATAATTCAACTACTCTACTGTTTGATAATTGAAATAGCTATCAAAATCCTACCATGAGCCTATCAATCAATGCCCACATCTTAGGAACCCTGTCTTCATTGTTTGTTTAAACTTCATGGTTTGCTTATCAATCTCTCGGTGGAATCAATCATGTTTTATCAACAACTTCGAAATTTTGCATTTATCACTGAAAACGTTGActtcttttattaaatttgcTGCTTTTCTTccctttataattttttggatGAGTTTGTGACTTGTTCATTAGTTGGAGTTGGCTTCCTTTCCGTCAATTGGATGACATTCTTTCCAGGGAATTTGCTCATTCCTCATGTATGGGCTGGTGCTTTTGGTTTTGTCTCTTACACCATTAACCTCCTGCGCAATTCTGTGAACTTTCTCTAAGTTGGACATTGTCATTTCTCCCATTCCCCTCCACTGGTCAATTTAGGGGAAAAAAGAAGGTGTTTCAAGAGGGTAATATAAACTTGCACACGAAACTCCAATAATAGTGCAActgttttatcttgttttacTAATGAAGGGAATGAGTGattaagttatttaattcagAACATCTTTAGTTAGAGTTATGCTGTTACCTTTTTCAAATTTGTGATGTCACTCTTTTTCTTTTGTCTTGCAGGTTTAGCTTCTCAACTATGTTTTTTGCTCATAGTAAGTTgctttcttttttcaattttttcatctTAAACTTATAATACCCTATTTTATTGAGGAACTGGTTATGACTCTAGTCAATAATACCATTTCCGGATTCCTCAAAATTTCAGGAGAAAATACAGTGAGCACGCTCGGTAGAGTGGTGCTAATCATATGGCTTTTTGTTGTTTTGATAATCAACTCGAGCTATACTGCAAGTCTGACATCAATACTGACTGTCCAGCAGTTATCCTCACCCATCAAAGGAATTGATTCTTTGGTCACTAGCAATGAACGTATTGGATACCAAGTAGGGTCCTTTGCAGAGAATTATCTGATTGAGGAACTCAACATAGCTAAAACCAGACTTATTGCTCTTGGCTCACCAGAAGAATATGCACGCGCCCTTATAAATGGAACTGTTGCTGCTGTGGTTGATGAACGACCGTATGTGGACCTCTTTCTTTCTGAATATTGTCAGTTCTCAATCAGAGGCCAAGAGTTTACCAAGGGTGGATGGGGATTTGTAAGTATCTCAtagaattaattgattaaattttaagtcTTTGATTCTTGTGTTCCTCCTTTCTGGCTATTCTTTGGGTTTACGCAAGTCGGTTATAGAAATTCTCATGATAAGCTATTACATGGTTGTATTACCTTAGGTTCTTCTGTATCAAGCTTTGAATTTGctacattttaattaatttttcagcTGGGGTGATTAACTGGTCTGACTATCTTGTGCTTCAGGCATTTCCAAGAGATTCTCCTTTAGCCATAGATATGTCAACTGCCATTCTGACTCTCTCTGAAAATGGCGATCTTCAAAAGCTACATAGTAAGTGGCTGGCAAGAAAAGTGTGCGGTTCTCAAATCTCCGAGTCTGGATCAGAACAGCTTCAGATACAAAGCTTCTGGGGGCTTTTTCTCATATGTGGAGTTGCGTGTTTTCTTGCTCTGTTTATTTACTTTTGCATGATGTTACGCCAGTT is part of the Mercurialis annua linkage group LG3, ddMerAnnu1.2, whole genome shotgun sequence genome and encodes:
- the LOC126672209 gene encoding glutamate receptor 3.2-like isoform X4; this encodes MNLIWFLCFLLVYIGQISNGDASAGPGVIRVGAIFSFGSINGRVSRIAMKAAEDDINSDPGFLGGRKFSITMHDSNFSGFLGIIGALQFMETDTVAILGPQNAVMAHVLSHLANELHVPLLSFTALDPSLSPLQYPYFVQTAPNDLFQMTAIAEIVSFYGWTEVIAIYSDDDQSRNGVTALGDKLAERRSRISYKAALPPDPAAKRSQVQDELIKILGMESRVIVLHTFSKTGLLVFDVAQSLGMMEKGFVWIATTWLSTVLDSSLTLSPKVANSIQGVLTFRPHTRDSKGRKDFESRWNKLSNGSIGLNPYGLYAYDTVWMIAHALKLFFDQGNTISFSNDSNLSNLGGGILNLGALSIFDGGSKLLSNILQTNMTGLTGPIQFSTDRSPLYPSYEVINVIENGYQLIGYWSNYSGLSIVPPETLYGKPANRSSSSQRLLSTVVWPGGVTVKPRGWVFPNNGRYLRIGVPSRVSYRDFVSKVNGTDDVRGYCIDIFLAAIKLLPYAVPYKFIPFGDDHKNPSYAELVNQITAGKFDAVIGDIAIVTNRTRAVDFTQPYTESGLVVVAPVKKLNSNEWAFLRPFTPWMWVVTSTFFLVVGAVVWILEHRINDEFRGPPKKQIVTVLWFSFSTMFFAHIILTHQRN
- the LOC126672209 gene encoding glutamate receptor 3.2-like isoform X3, which encodes MNLIWFLCFLLVYIGQISNGDASAGPGVIRVGAIFSFGSINGRVSRIAMKAAEDDINSDPGFLGGRKFSITMHDSNFSGFLGIIGALQFMETDTVAILGPQNAVMAHVLSHLANELHVPLLSFTALDPSLSPLQYPYFVQTAPNDLFQMTAIAEIVSFYGWTEVIAIYSDDDQSRNGVTALGDKLAERRSRISYKAALPPDPAAKRSQVQDELIKILGMESRVIVLHTFSKTGLLVFDVAQSLGMMEKGFVWIATTWLSTVLDSSLTLSPKVANSIQGVLTFRPHTRDSKGRKDFESRWNKLSNGSIGLNPYGLYAYDTVWMIAHALKLFFDQGNTISFSNDSNLSNLGGGILNLGALSIFDGGSKLLSNILQTNMTGLTGPIQFSTDRSPLYPSYEVINVIENGYQLIGYWSNYSGLSIVPPETLYGKPANRSSSSQRLLSTVVWPGGVTVKPRGWVFPNNGRYLRIGVPSRVSYRDFVSKVNGTDDVRGYCIDIFLAAIKLLPYAVPYKFIPFGDDHKNPSYAELVNQITAGKFDAVIGDIAIVTNRTRAVDFTQPYTESGLVVVAPVKKLNSNEWAFLRPFTPWMWVVTSTFFLVVGAVVWILEHRINDEFRGPPKKQIVTVLWFSFSTMFFAHTVILTHQRN
- the LOC126672209 gene encoding glutamate receptor 3.2-like isoform X1, which gives rise to MNLIWFLCFLLVYIGQISNGDASAGPGVIRVGAIFSFGSINGRVSRIAMKAAEDDINSDPGFLGGRKFSITMHDSNFSGFLGIIGALQFMETDTVAILGPQNAVMAHVLSHLANELHVPLLSFTALDPSLSPLQYPYFVQTAPNDLFQMTAIAEIVSFYGWTEVIAIYSDDDQSRNGVTALGDKLAERRSRISYKAALPPDPAAKRSQVQDELIKILGMESRVIVLHTFSKTGLLVFDVAQSLGMMEKGFVWIATTWLSTVLDSSLTLSPKVANSIQGVLTFRPHTRDSKGRKDFESRWNKLSNGSIGLNPYGLYAYDTVWMIAHALKLFFDQGNTISFSNDSNLSNLGGGILNLGALSIFDGGSKLLSNILQTNMTGLTGPIQFSTDRSPLYPSYEVINVIENGYQLIGYWSNYSGLSIVPPETLYGKPANRSSSSQRLLSTVVWPGGVTVKPRGWVFPNNGRYLRIGVPSRVSYRDFVSKVNGTDDVRGYCIDIFLAAIKLLPYAVPYKFIPFGDDHKNPSYAELVNQITAGKFDAVIGDIAIVTNRTRAVDFTQPYTESGLVVVAPVKKLNSNEWAFLRPFTPWMWVVTSTFFLVVGAVVWILEHRINDEFRGPPKKQIVTVLWFSFSTMFFAHRENTVSTLGRVVLIIWLFVVLIINSSYTASLTSILTVQQLSSPIKGIDSLVTSNERIGYQVGSFAENYLIEELNIAKTRLIALGSPEEYARALINGTVAAVVDERPYVDLFLSEYCQFSIRGQEFTKGGWGFAFPRDSPLAIDMSTAILTLSENGDLQKLHSKWLARKVCGSQISESGSEQLQIQSFWGLFLICGVACFLALFIYFCMMLRQFSRYSPEVSDPSIGASSRSRRIQTFLSFADDKVDDWKSKLKRKRDDELSNGYAKEDESVVGSQRMYIS
- the LOC126672209 gene encoding glutamate receptor 3.2-like isoform X2; translation: MIPTSVDFSVLLAFMETDTVAILGPQNAVMAHVLSHLANELHVPLLSFTALDPSLSPLQYPYFVQTAPNDLFQMTAIAEIVSFYGWTEVIAIYSDDDQSRNGVTALGDKLAERRSRISYKAALPPDPAAKRSQVQDELIKILGMESRVIVLHTFSKTGLLVFDVAQSLGMMEKGFVWIATTWLSTVLDSSLTLSPKVANSIQGVLTFRPHTRDSKGRKDFESRWNKLSNGSIGLNPYGLYAYDTVWMIAHALKLFFDQGNTISFSNDSNLSNLGGGILNLGALSIFDGGSKLLSNILQTNMTGLTGPIQFSTDRSPLYPSYEVINVIENGYQLIGYWSNYSGLSIVPPETLYGKPANRSSSSQRLLSTVVWPGGVTVKPRGWVFPNNGRYLRIGVPSRVSYRDFVSKVNGTDDVRGYCIDIFLAAIKLLPYAVPYKFIPFGDDHKNPSYAELVNQITAGKFDAVIGDIAIVTNRTRAVDFTQPYTESGLVVVAPVKKLNSNEWAFLRPFTPWMWVVTSTFFLVVGAVVWILEHRINDEFRGPPKKQIVTVLWFSFSTMFFAHRENTVSTLGRVVLIIWLFVVLIINSSYTASLTSILTVQQLSSPIKGIDSLVTSNERIGYQVGSFAENYLIEELNIAKTRLIALGSPEEYARALINGTVAAVVDERPYVDLFLSEYCQFSIRGQEFTKGGWGFAFPRDSPLAIDMSTAILTLSENGDLQKLHSKWLARKVCGSQISESGSEQLQIQSFWGLFLICGVACFLALFIYFCMMLRQFSRYSPEVSDPSIGASSRSRRIQTFLSFADDKVDDWKSKLKRKRDDELSNGYAKEDESVVGSQRMYIS